The window TTTCACCCGAAATGCAGCAGTACTTTATTGAAAGGGAAACAGACGGGAAACCATTTCCGAGAAACCAGCGTTCTGCAGTATACAGACGTGCAAAAAACCTAAGCGATACCGTAGCTTTCGGTACACAGCTGGAAGTGAATCACAGAAAATATGAAGGGATCAAGCATTCTATTTATGCCAAATCACCATCAGAAGAGCTTCCGAGAGTATGGGTAGGAGGCGAGCAGTGTACCCAGCCTTACCATGCTTCGTTATTCAATATCTCTGCAATGAGTTTTGGAGCGTTGAGTGACAGAGCGCAGATTTCATTAAACAGAGGAGCTAAAAAAGGAAACTTTTACCATAATACGGGAGAAGGAGGAATTTCACCCCACCACATGGAAGGCGGAGACCTTTGCTGGCAGATCGGAACCGGATATTTCGGATGCCGTGATGAAGAAGGAAAATTCAATCCTGAATTATTCACGAAATATTCCAACCTTCCCAATGTGAAAATGATCGAAATCAAATTATCACAGGGTGCAAAACCAGGGCATGGAGGAGTGCTTCCGGGCGTAAAAAATACTCCGGAAATTGCAGAGATTCGTCACGTAACTCCGGGTATGACTGTTATTTCACCACCATCACATACTTCATTCTCTGATGCAGCAGGATTGCTGAGATTCGTACAGCAGCTGAGAGAGCTTTCAGGAGGAAAGCCGGTTGGATTTAAGCTGTGTATAGGAGATACCAAAGAATTTGAAGATATCTGCGTTCAGATGAACGTACTGAAAATTTATCCTGACTTTATTACTATCGACGGAGCAGAAGGTGGAACAGGAGCTGCACCGCCCGAGTTTTCAGATGGAGTAGGGATGCCATTGGAGCCTGCTTTGATCTTTGTAAACAGAACCCTTAACAACTACAACGTAAGAAATAAATTAAGAGTCATTGCCAGCGGGAAAGTTCTTACCAGCCTGGATATTCTGAGAGCCATCGCAATGGGGGCTGATATGTGCAACAATGCCAGAGGATTTATGTTCTCTTTAGGATGTATTCAGGCATTAAGATGTAACTCAAACAACTGTCCTACAGGAGTAGCTACACAGGATAAAATGCTTATCAAAGGACTGGATGTAACTGATAAGGCAGAGAGAGTATATCACTTTCACAAAAACACACTTCATACCTGTAATGAGCTGATTGCTGCGGCAGGAAGAAGCTCTTATGAAGAAGTAGATGCCACCATGTTTATGAGAGGAGATGAATTTGATCATCTTGCAGACCTTTATTTTCCGGATATCTTAGGAAATGTAAAGCAGAAGGCAAGATCTTAATAAGGATAGATATCAATATCAATAAACCCCGCAATATTTATTGCGGGGTTTATTGATTATGTTAGATTAAATTTTCGTTAGTTATGGTCTGGTAGCTCTGTTGTATACCTGAAAGTTGAAAACAAAAGTCTTGTTTCTCAATGAGATTACCTGGCTGTAACCTGGGTAATTGTAAGGGAAATAAGGATCTCTTGCAAAAGCAGCTCTTGAAGGAACAATAATAACTCCCTGTAGGTTATAGGGTTCTGCACTGGAATAATTGTTGAATGCCTTGAATTTCTGCAAAGCTTCACTGAATCCTTCAATCATATAGTAGCTCTGTTTTTTTGCAGCGTCGGTAGTGGCATTGGTAATCAACGGATCATTGGGTGCAGTATAGTAGAACTTTGGATCAACTGCCGGGATTCCTGTCCCGTTGATGGTATTCATAAATTCCGTAGAAGCAGTAAATGAAGACTTACCATCGGTATTGATTGCCAGATAAGTTGTTGCTTTCATCATGACTTTAATAATATCAGTGCTTCCGATAACCTGTTCATCAGCCGGCGCAGGCTGTGCTCCGGTCCTCATGATATAAATCGTTCCTGAAGGAAGTGTTACAGGATTCAACTCAGATAATTTCTTTTCATTATCATCAGAAGTATCCGTAGAACTGAATGCTTTTATATTACCCTGTGCATCGAGATAGTTCTCATCCATAAATTTCTTAATGGCCTGGTCATCATACGTATTTTGTGTTGTAATATCTTCCGGTTCTACATAGGTTGATACATCATCATCTTTCTTACAAGCAGAAAAACACAAAG of the Chryseobacterium aureum genome contains:
- a CDS encoding FMN-binding glutamate synthase family protein, producing MRDKFLSWGIVLVAATWIIALLIRAHYWIPTLLSAIYALGVYNAYQSKHAILRNFPVLGYFRYFFESISPEMQQYFIERETDGKPFPRNQRSAVYRRAKNLSDTVAFGTQLEVNHRKYEGIKHSIYAKSPSEELPRVWVGGEQCTQPYHASLFNISAMSFGALSDRAQISLNRGAKKGNFYHNTGEGGISPHHMEGGDLCWQIGTGYFGCRDEEGKFNPELFTKYSNLPNVKMIEIKLSQGAKPGHGGVLPGVKNTPEIAEIRHVTPGMTVISPPSHTSFSDAAGLLRFVQQLRELSGGKPVGFKLCIGDTKEFEDICVQMNVLKIYPDFITIDGAEGGTGAAPPEFSDGVGMPLEPALIFVNRTLNNYNVRNKLRVIASGKVLTSLDILRAIAMGADMCNNARGFMFSLGCIQALRCNSNNCPTGVATQDKMLIKGLDVTDKAERVYHFHKNTLHTCNELIAAAGRSSYEEVDATMFMRGDEFDHLADLYFPDILGNVKQKARS